The Enterobacter mori genomic interval CACCACCTGATGCGCACCGACGATGCCATTCCGCAGGTCAAACTCGATACCAGCGTCATGGACGCGATGCTGGAGCTGAGCCGCACCGGTCTGGGGCTGGTTGCGGTGTGCGATGACAACGGGAGCGTTGAGGGCGTGTTCACCGACGGCGACCTGCGCCGCTGGCTGGTGGGCGGTGGCAGGCTGGAAACCAAAGTGTCGGACGCCATGACCAAAGGCGGGCTGACGCTCAACGCCGGGAGCCGCGCCATTGAAGCCAAAGAGGTGCTGATGAAGCGCAAAATCACCGCCGCACCGGTGGTGGATGATGCCGGCAGGCTGTGCGGCGCCATCAACCTGCAGGACTTCTACCAGGCCGGAATTATCTAACCCTTCAGTCCCAGACGTTTCGCCAGCCTGTGCAGGTTGGCGACGTCCATCTCCAGCGCCCGGGCGCACGCCGCCCAGCTGCGGTTATTCTGCTCCAGCGCGCGGGTAATCCTCTGACGCTGAAATGCCTCCGTGGCTTCACGCAGATTTTCATTCGCTATCTCTGGCGCAGCCTGCGCGACAGCCGGTGCGGTTTCATCCTGGAGCGCAAAATGACGCGCGTGGATCACCACTTCGTCACCCGAACGCGTCGCCCGCGCCAGCACCACCGCGCGGTGGATCGCATGCTCCAGCTCGCGCACGTTGCCCGGCCAGCCGTAGCTTAGCAGATGCGACCTTGCCCCCGGGCTCAGCACCACGCGGGAAAGCCCCATCCTGAGACGGCACTGCTCGCAGAAAAAGCCCGCCAGCAGCACCACGTCGTCCCCGCGCTCGCGCAGCGGCGGCACGGTAAGCGGGAACACGCTCAGGCGATGAAACAGGTCGGCGCGGAACTGCCCTGCCAGCACCGCTTCACGCAGATCGCGGTTGGTTGCCGCCAGTACGCGCACGTCCACGCGTAAGCTACGATCGTCACCCACGCGTTGAATATCGCCATACTGCAACACGCGCAGCAGCTTGGCCTGCAGCGACAGGGAGAGCTCGCCGATTTCATCCAGAAACAGCGTGCCGTTATCGGCCATTTCGAACTTGCCGCTGCGGTTGCTGATGGCCCCGGTAAACGCCCCTTTGACGTGACCAAACAGCTCACTTTCCGCCACGCTTTCCGGCAGCGCGGCGCAGTTGAGGTACACCAGCGGGTTCACCGCGCGAGGCGAGGCTTCGTGAATGGACTTCGCCACCAGCTCCTTACCGGTGCCGGTTTCCCCGAAGATCAGCACGTTCAAATCTGAGGCGGCAACAATCTCAATCTCTTTTTTGAGCTGCGCCATGCCCGGCGAAAGACCGATCATTTCGGTATGCGCCACCTGCTCAAACGCCGCCGGGCTGCCGGGAAGAATGTTCTGGCTTTCCAGCTGTTCTATCAGCAGGGCGTTGTTCAGCGCCCCGGCCGCCAGCGCGGCAATCAGCCGTAGCTCTTCGTCGCTGAAGGTATCGAACCGATCCGGCGACATGCCGTCGAGGGTTAACGCGCCAATCAGGTTCTGCCCGGCAAACAACGGCAGGCCGATACAGGCGTGCACTTTCAGGCTCTCCTGTCCGGGAATAAGCCCGTCGTACGGGTCGGGCAAGTCGCTGTCCGCCGGGAAGCGCACCACGTCACCCGCGCGGGCGATGGTTTCCAGACGCGGATGGCCTTCAAGAGTAAAACGCCGTCCGAGCACGTCCTTCGCCAGCCCGTCGATAGCCAGCGGAATAAACTGCCGTCCCTCGTAGCGCAGCAGCGCCGAGGCGTCGCACGCCAGCACGTGCCGCAGCGTGGAGATCAGCCGCTGAAAGCGGTCCTGATGGCCGATACCGGTCTGCAGCTCAATGGCGATCTTCGCCAGCACGTCTACGGAAAAGCTCATTTTGACCTCGCTGTCATTTTGACAACCTATGTTGTCATATTGACACTGTTATTGATAGTCATAATGACTACCCATTACGGATCATGAAAAAATTAATTAAGCAAAATCAATACCTTAAAAGTTGGCACGCAACTTGATATAAGCAAAACATCTTATTTGAAAATGCTGTATTACGTAGAGGTTGCTATGTCTATTCTGGTTAAAAATAA includes:
- the norR gene encoding nitric oxide reductase transcriptional regulator NorR, which encodes MSFSVDVLAKIAIELQTGIGHQDRFQRLISTLRHVLACDASALLRYEGRQFIPLAIDGLAKDVLGRRFTLEGHPRLETIARAGDVVRFPADSDLPDPYDGLIPGQESLKVHACIGLPLFAGQNLIGALTLDGMSPDRFDTFSDEELRLIAALAAGALNNALLIEQLESQNILPGSPAAFEQVAHTEMIGLSPGMAQLKKEIEIVAASDLNVLIFGETGTGKELVAKSIHEASPRAVNPLVYLNCAALPESVAESELFGHVKGAFTGAISNRSGKFEMADNGTLFLDEIGELSLSLQAKLLRVLQYGDIQRVGDDRSLRVDVRVLAATNRDLREAVLAGQFRADLFHRLSVFPLTVPPLRERGDDVVLLAGFFCEQCRLRMGLSRVVLSPGARSHLLSYGWPGNVRELEHAIHRAVVLARATRSGDEVVIHARHFALQDETAPAVAQAAPEIANENLREATEAFQRQRITRALEQNNRSWAACARALEMDVANLHRLAKRLGLKG